TGTCCTTCGGGTCGCCCGAGAGCGCCACCCAGCGGAACGGGCCCTTGCCCTCGCAGAACAGCGGGCGGATGTACTTCGGCACAAAGCCCTCGAACTCGAACGCGCGGTCGTAACCGCCCTGGCGCGCCTCGTCGCGGATCGAGTTGCCGTAGTCGAACACCTCGACGCCCTTGTCCTGGAAACCGACCATCGCCTCGACGTGACGCGCCATCGACTCCTGCGCTCGCTCGGTGAACTCCTCGGGCTTCTTCGCGGCGTACTCGAACCAGTCGGCGACGTCGATGCCGATCGGCAGGTAGCTCAGCGGGTCGTGCGCGCTCGTCTGGTCGGTGACGATGTCGATGGGCACGTCGCGGCGCAGCAGCTCCGGGAAGACCTCGGCGGCGTTGCCGACGACGCCGATCGACACGGCTTTCTTCGCGTTCTTCGCAGCGACGGCGCGGTCGATGGCGTCGTCCAGATCGTCGGCGATCTCGTCGAGATAGCCGTGCTCGACGCGGCGGTGCAGACGCGCCGGGTCGACGTCGACGATGAGGCACGTGCCACCGTTCAGCGTGACGGCGAGGGGCTGGGCGCCGCCCATGCCGCCGCAGCCGCCGGTGAGCGTCAGCGTGCCCGCGAGGGTGCCGCCGATCGTGCGCTCGGCGATCGCCGCGAAGCACTCGTACGTGCCCTGCAGGATGCCCTGGGTGCCGATGTAGATCCACGACCCGGCCGTCATCTGGCCGTACATCGTGAGACCCATCTGCTCGAGGCGGCGGAACTCGGGCCACGTCGCCCAGTCGCCGACGAGGTTCGAGTTTGCGATGAGCACGCGCGGCGCCCACTCGTGCGTCTGCATGACGCCGACGGGCCGGCCCGATTGCACGAGCATCGTCTCGTCGGCCTTCAACGTCTCAAGTGTGCGCACCATCGCGTCGAAGCTGCGCCAGTCACGTGCGGCGCGGCCGGTGCCGCCGTAGACGACGAGGTCGTCGGGGCGCTCGGCGACCTCCGGGTCGAGGTTGTTCATGAGCATGCGCAAGGGGGCCTCGGTGGCCCAGCTGCGAGCGTTCAACTGGGTGCCGCGGGGTGCGCGGACGGGACGGGCGCCTTCCATGGGGTGCTCCTCGGTCAGGTTCGGCGGAACTGCGGGTGGGTCGATGCGGAGGGTGGAGGGACGATCGCCCGCTGGTGTGCGTGAGCAACCGTCCAGGACGCGTCAGTCGAGCGAGCCCGCGGCTCGGGCAGCGGCGTCACGGACGGCGCCGCTCTTGACGAGCGCGACGGCGCGTTCGATCTCCGGCGAGAGGTAGCGATCCCGCCCCGGCATGCCGGCGGGCTGGCCGGCCTCGTCCGTCAGCGCGTCGATGACGGCGGCCGCGACCGGCCCGGGCGTCAGCGGTGCGCGCAGCTGGATGCCGCGCGTCGCCGTCAGCGTCTCGATGGCGAGGACGCGGGCGAGACCGTCGACGGCCCGACGCAGCTTTCGGGCGCCGGCCCAGCCCATCGAGACGTGATCCTCCTGCATCGCGCTGCTCGGGATCGAGTCGACGCTCGCGGGGCTCGCGAGCCGCTTGAGTTCGCTGACGATGCCGGCGGCCGTGTACTGCGCGATCATGAGGCCCGAGTCGGTGCCCGGGTCGTCGGCGAGGAACGGCGGCAGGCCGTGGTTGCGGGCGACGTCGAGGAAGCGGTCGGTGCGGCGCTCGCTCATCGACGCGACGTCGGCGATGACGATGGCGAGGAAGTCGAGGACGTACGCGACGGGCGCTCCGTGGAAGTTGCCGTTCGACTCGACGCGGCCGTCGAGCGTCACGACGGGGTTGTCGACGGCGGCCGCGAGCTCGCGGTTCGCCACGGTCGTCGCGTGCTCGAGGGTGTCGCGGGCCGCGCCGATGACCTGCGGCGAGCAGCGCAGCGAATAGGCGTCCTGCACGCGGGTGCAGGCGCCCGGTTCACGGTGGGATTCGCGGATGCCGCTGCCCGCGAGCACCTTGCGCAGGTTCGCCGCCGAGAGCGCCTGGCCGGGGTGTGGGCGCAGCTGCTGCAGGTCGTCGGCGAAGACGGCGTCCGAGCCGAGCAGGCCCTCGACGCTGAGGCCGGCGGCGACGTCGGCGCTCGTCAAGAGCATGCGTAGATCGGCGATGGCGAGGCACAGCATGCCGAGAATGCCGTCGGTGCCGTTGATGAGCGCCAGGCCCTCCTTCTCCTGCAGCTGGACGGGCTCGATGCCGGCGGCGCGCAGCGCGTTCTCGGCGTTCGTCAGGTGGCCGGCGGCGTCGACGACCTCGCCCTCGCCCATGAGCGCGAGCGCGCAGTGCGCGAGCGGCGCGAGGTCGCCGGAGCAACCGAGCGAGCCGTACTCGCGCACGACCGGGGTGATGCCGGCGTTGAGCATCGCGACATACGCGTCGAGCGTCTCGGGACGGATGCCGGTGCGCCCGGTCGCGAGCGTCGAGATGCGCAGGAGCATGAGCGCGCGCACGACCTCGCACTCGACCGGTTCACCGCTGCCCGCGGCGTGCGAGGCGACGAGGCTGCGCTGCAGCTGCTGACGCTTCTCGAGCGGGATGTGCTGCGTCGCGAGCGCACCGAAACCGGTCGAGATGCCGTAGTGCGGCACCGGGTCGTTGGCGAGGGCGTCGATGATCGCGCGGCTCTTCGCGACCTCCGCGCGACTCGCCTCGCTGAGCACGATGCGCGCGTCATGGCGGGCGACGGCGACGACGTCGTCGATGCTGAGGGCGCCGATGCCGACCTCGACCTCGCAGGCAGCGCTCATGTCAGGGGGCGTGACGCCGGCGCCGGGCGTCGCGGCGGGGTCGTGGTGGTGCTGAGGCATCGAGGCGTTCGTCATGACACCACCTTCGCCCGTGACCACACTCGTGCGTGACCCAGGACGCGCTTTTTGTCTCGGATACGAGACACTGGGCGCATGTCGTCGTACGTCCCCGCCGCCGAGCACGTCCTCGCGCTCTTGCAGCGCATCGCCGCGCGCCCCTCGCCCGCACCGGCGGCGGCTCTCGCCCGTGAGCTCGACCTGCCCCGCTCGTCCGTCTACAAGTTGCTCGGCGTGCTGCGCGCCGCAGGGTTCGTCACGCACGACGAGGGGACACGACGCTGGGGGTTGGGGCCAGCCGCGCACGAGCTTGGCTCGGCCTACCGGCGTCAGGCGCCGCTGCAGCGCGCGGCGCAGAGCATCGTCACCGACCTCGCGGAGCGGACGGGGGCCTGCGCGCACCTCGCCGTCCTGCACGGGCGCGACGTCGTGTACGTGCTCGAGGAGCGACCGCTCGGGGTGCCGCCACTCGTCACCGACGTCGGCGTGCGGCTGCCCGCGACCGTGACGGCGAGTGGCCTTGCGATTCTCGCGGCCCTGCCCGCTGCGCAGGTGCGTGCGCTGTTTCCGCGCAGCGACGACCTCGTCCGACGCCGTGAGAACGGCAATGCGCCGGGGACGCTCAAGGAGCTGCGCTCACAACTCACGCAGGTGCGCCAACGCGGCCATGCCTGGGAGAACGGCTCGGTGACGGAGGGCTTTGCGTCCGTGGGGTGCGCGGTGCTCGACCACAACGAGCTACCGGCCGCGAGCCTCGCGGTGACGTGGGACGAGGGGCGTCTCGCGCGCCACGGTGAGGATCCGGCCGAGCGACACGATCGGTTCGTCGCGGCGTGTCGAGCGAGCGCGCAGGCCCTCACTCGCCGATTGAACGGGTGAATGATTGCGGGGCTGAACGGCGCGAGGCCCCCGTGGAGGTGAACTCCACGGGGGCCTCGGGCGAACGGCGCGCTGCTCAGGAGCGCCCGTCGTCCTTGGCGTGCTTGCCGCCGCCCCACGGGCCCGTCGTGCGACTGATGCGGTAGTCGATGCGGTTGTCGACGCGGTGGTCGACCTGGCGGCCGAAGTGCTCGTCGAAGTTCGACTGCAACTCCTGACGCACGTACTCGACGCGACCGAGGAACTCCTTCTCCTCACGACGGCGGTAGTCGTAGCGCACCGCCTTGAACGTCGCGACGCACATGAGCACGAGCACGACGCTGAACGGCAATGCCGTCGCGAGAGACGCCGCCTGCAGCGCCTTGAGCCCGCCGGCGAGGAGCAGGCCGATGGCGATGGCACCTTCCATGAGGGCCCACAGCACACGCGACCACGTCGGCGGGTTGGGGTGACCACCGGAGGCGAGCATGTCGACGACGAGTGAACCCGAGTCGGAGGAGGTGATGAAGAAGACGGCGACGAGCAGGATCGCGATGACGGACAGCACCTGCCCGAGCGGCATGTCCTGCAGCACCGTGAACAGCACCTTCTCCGCGACGACACCGTCGGTCTTGTCGACGAGACCGCCGTCACCGAAGAGCTGACGGTGGATGCCGGCGCCGCCCATGACGGCGAACCAGACGAACCCGACGAGCGTGGGCACGAGAAGCGTGCCGGCGATGAACTCGCGGATCGTGCGCCCGCGGGAGATGCGGGCGATGAAGACGCCGACGAACGGCGCCCAGCTGATCCACCAGCCCCAGTAGAAGATCGTCCACGCAGAGTTCCAGTCAGCGCCCTTCTCCCCCGTGTAGGCACCGACGTCGAAGGTCATGCCGAGCACGTTGGCGAGGTAGACGCCGAGCGCCTCGGTGAGGTTCTGGAACAGGAACAGCGTCGGGCCGAGCAGCAGCACCGAGATGAGCAGCAGACCGGCGAGGCTGAGGTTGATGTTCGACAGCCACTTGATCCCCTTGCCGAGGCCGGAGACACACGACAGCGTCGACAGGAACGTGATGCACACGATGAGGATGACGAGGATCGTGTTGTCCGTGCTGTCGAGGATGCCGATGGACTTCAGACCGGAGGCGATCTGTTGCACGCCGAGACCCAGCGACGTCGCGACACCGAACACGGTGCCGAAGATGGCCAGGATGTCGACGAGGTCGCCCATCCAACCCTTGACGCGCTCGCCCAGGATCGGCTCGAGAGCCCACCGGATCGAGATGGGGCGGCCGCGACGGTGGATCGCGTACGCGAGGGCCAGCCCGATGACGGCGTAGATCGCCCACGGGTGCAGACCCCAGTGGACGAAGGTCTGCGCCATCGCGAGCTGTGAACGCTCGGCCTCGCCTTCGGGCCAGCCGGGCTTCGGCATCGTCGTCGCGTAGGTGAGTGGCTCACCGACGCCGTAGAAGACCAGGCCGATGCCCATGCCCGCGGCGAACAGCATCGCGAACCAGGAGAAGACCCCGAACTCGGGCTTCTCGTCGTCGTTGCCGAGCTTGATCGAGCCGTAGCGGCTGAGACCCATGAAGGCGGCGAAGGCGATGAACCCGCCGATGACGAGCATGTAGTACCAGCCGAAGTTCGTGACGATCCACGACTGCATGTTCGGCAGCACCTCACCGGTGCCGTCGGGGAAGGCGACGCCGAGCACGGCCACCGCCAGGATGACGATGAGTGCCGGCCAGAAGACGCGTGGCGCGACTCCGCCCTTGCCGAGGCGCACGCCCTGGCGTCGCAACTTCTCTGCGATGACCTCGTCGTCGTCGTCCTCGGCGATCTGCGCGGCGTCAGACAGATCGGAGGGCAGCGGGTCCGACGACTCGCCCTCGTGGCGCGCCGCTTCCTCGGGTGTCTGCGGGGTTGCGGCCTCCGTCTCCGGCGCAGCGCTGTCGTCGGTGATCGCCGTTGCCGGGGTGGCGCCCGGCGGGCCGTCGGCCTTCGGTTCTTCGTCTTGCATGCGATGTCCTCCCTGGTGTCCATCGTGCGGTCGGAAGTCACGACTCTTCCGGATCGCAGGCCACATCTCAAGTTGTTACTGGCCGGTACCCGGTCGGATCTGCTCGCGATCGAGTTCGGTCCGCGGTGGTCTGCCGCGACCGTGCGTGCTGGACGATGCCGCCTGTCGACCGAACACTGCTGATGCCCGCGATGCCGAATGAGCGCCCCGGACGCCTGACTGTGGCACGATGCGGGAACCCGTTTCGTCTCCCGTCGCACGTGAGGACCGCTGCTCATGACCAAGGCAACCTCGCATCTCGCGTCGGGGCCCGTCGCCCTGGCCCACCGCGGTTTCTCCGGTTGCACCTCGCATGCGCTGGAGAACTCGATGGCGGCGTTCCGCGCGGCTGCCGAGCTCGGCTACCGGTGGGTCGAGACCGACGTGCACGCCACCGTCGAAGGGGTGCTCGTCGCCTTCCACGACACGACCCTCGACCGCACGAGCGACGGGGCCGGCGCGATCGCGCACCTGCCATGGGAGGTGGTCGCACGGGCGCGCATCGCCGGGCACGAGCCGATCCCGCGACTCGAGGAATTGCTGACGCAACTGCCGCAGGTGTGCGTCAACATCGACGTGAAATCGGCCGGCGCGGTCACACCGCTCATCGAGTGCATCGAACGGTGCGGCGCGCACGATCGCGTCCGCATCGCCTCCTTCTCCGACGCGCGGCGCCGAGCCGTCCTCGCCGGCCTGACGCGACCGGTCCGTTCATCGCCAGGGCAGTCGCGCACCACCGCGCTGTGGCTCGCGGCGCACCTGCCGGTGCTCGGTTCGCCCCTCGTCGCGCGCCTTGCGCACGGCATCGACGCCGTGCAGATCCCCGAACGTCAGGGCCGCCTGCGCGTGCTGACGCCGAGACTCCTGCGCGTCCTGCACGGCGCCGGGCTCGACGTCCACGTGTGGACGGTCAACGAGCGCGCCGACATGGAGCGTCTGCTCGACCTCGGCGTCGACGGCCTCATCACCGACCGCGCCGACGTGCTCAAGGACGTCCTCGTCGAACGGGGTGGATGGGGCTGAGCAGAGCGGCTCGACGGGCGATCGCCTGGTTTCGTCAGCCTGCAGCGCGGACCTCGTCTTTGATGGCGTGGCCGTGCAGAGGCCAGGTGCGGTGTGCTGGACGCACGTGGTTGGGAGTGCGCCGAAGTGGCGAGGCGCGATCGCTGAGCCGCGACCGTCGAGAATCGTTGACACGGCGGGTATCCGGCGAAAGTATCTTTACGTCAAGATACTTTCACCGGAAGGCGCCTCATGCTCACGTTGCATCATGTCCAGGTCTCGATGCCCGAGGGTCGCGAGGACGACGCCCGACGTTTCTACCGCGATGCCCTCGGCCTCGACGAGGTCGCCAAACCCGGCGTGCTCGCGCAGCGCGGCGGCGCGTGGTTCCGCGCGTTCGCTGACGACGGCGCCGTCGCGGCCGAGATCCACCTCGGGATCGACGAACCGTTCGTCCCCGCCAAGAAGGCCCACCCCGCCCTCGTCGTCGAATCGACAGCTGCCCTGGAGGCCCTTGGCGTGCGCATCGAGGGCGCCGGTTTCGACGTGAACTGGGCCGAGCGCCACACCCTCGACGGCTACGAACGCTTCCACTGCCGCGACGCGTTCGGCAACCGCGTCGAGGTGCTGACGCCCGAGCTCTGACGGCTCGCGAGCGCGATGCGTCAGTCGTGCGACGGCTCGGGCGCATGCCCGAGGGAACGGTTGATCTCGGCGATCAACCGGCGTCCGTGCACACCCCACGCGTGCCGCTCGTCGGCACTCGCGCGCGTCAGGGCGCGCTGCCACGTGAAGACGCGCCCGACCCGGGCGATGAGCAGGGCGTCGTCGACGGCGGCGCTCAGCGCAGTGCTCGAGACGACGTCGCTCCACACGCTGAGGTAGGCGCGCAGGATGCGCTCACGGGCTGCGCGGGCGGCGTCGTCGTCGAGGCCCTCGCCGATGCGCTCGAGCGGGACGAGCAGCGAGCACAGCGGGTTGCCGACGCTCGCGTCGCCCCAGTCGAAGATGCGCGCGTCGTGAGCGCCCGCCGAGGTGCCGTCGGCAAAGACGTTGCCGGCGTGCAGGTCGTCGTGCTGAATGGTCAGCGGCAACCCGACGGCGTCGAGCCGCTGCGCGGCGCGGCGCACCTCACGTGTCGTGTCGGGTTTGAGCCCAAGGCGTTGCCACCGGCGAGCAGATTCGCGCGGCGACATGTCGGGCACGCCCGCGTCGCGCAGTTGATCGACGACCCGCGTCGACGAGCGTTGCAGTCGCGCGTAGCGTCGCACCACGGACGACATGAGGCTGACGGCGTCGTCGTCACGCTGGACGTCACGCAGCACCGGGCCCTGATCGGGCATGAGCAGCCAGCCGCGCTCGGGGTCGTCGGCCCACACGACCGGAACCGCGTCGGGCGTGACGGAACGCAACGCGCGCAGGACGGCGGCCTCGGGGCTCATCTCCGGGCTCGTCGCCTTGAACCACACGCGCCCTTGATCGGTCGTCTCGGCGACGAGCACCGTCGACCAGGGACGCACCCGCGGCTGCAACGGCGTCGTTGGCACACGTTCGAGACCGCGCCGCGCGAGGGCCGTGTCCATCCAGCGCACAGCCTCCCAGCGCCACGTCTCACTGCTCCAGATCGCGCTCGCGGGCGCGACCTGATCAGAGCCGGGGAGAACAGGAAGATCGGGTGACTTCACCACGTCGTTCGACCGCTCAGTCGATGTCGGCGTGAGCGGCGACCGGCATGGCGTCCCCGAGATCACCCGTCGCACCGGCATCACGTCCCGCGGCCTGCGTGCCTGCGTCACCGTCGCGGGTGCCTGCACCGCCGCCAGGCGCGTGTGCACCACCGCCGTACGCATCGGCGCGCGTGAGTGCTGCGTCGTCGCACCCGAGAGCGTCGACGATGTCGGCGGCCGTCAGCCCCACGGTCGCGAGCACCTCGCCGCGCGAGGCGTGGACGAGGAACTCCTTGGGAATGCCGAACGTGTCGAGCGGCGTGCGCACACCGGCTTCACGCAGGCGTCGCGCGACGGCGCTGCCGACGCCCGCCTCGACGAGGTTGTCCTCGATGACGACGACCCGGCCCGCGGCGCGGGCGAGGTCGACGAGTTCGTCGGCCACCGGGTAGGTCCAGCGCGGGTCGATGACCTGGACGCGACGGCCCCGATCGGTGAGCAGATCGGCGACGCCGAGTGCCGTCGAGACCATCGACCCGACACCGACGACCAGCACGTCCACGCCGTCGCCGCCGTCGGGTTCACGCATGACGTCGAGGCGACCGAGACGTCTCTCGGCGACGAGCGGGTCGGCGACGTCGCCCTTGGGGAAGCGGATGACGCTCGGCGCGTCGTCGATGTCGACGGCCTCGCGCAGCAGTTCGCGCACCTGTGCGCCGTCGCGCGGGGCGGCGAGGTGCAGGCCGGGCACGATCGAGCAGATCGACATGTCCCACATGCCGTTGTGCGAGGCGCCGTCGGAGCCGGTGACGCCGGCACGGTCGAGCACGAACGTCACGCCCTGACGGTGCAGTGCGGTGTCCATGAGCAGCTGGTCGAACGCGCGGTTGAGGAACGTCGCATAGACGGCGACGACGGGGTGCAGGCCGCCGTACGACAACCCGGACGCCATCGTGACGGCGTGCTGCTCGGCGATGCCGACGTCGAACACGCGCTCGGGGTACTTCTTCGCGAACCCGTCGAGCCCGACGGGGATGAGCATGGCAGCCGTGATGGCGACGATGTCGTCGCGCTCGGCGCCGAGGGCGACCATCTCGTCGCTGAACTCGTCGGTCCAGATGCGGCCACTCACCTCGAACGGCAGGCCCGTCTCGGGGTTGAACTTGCCGATGCCGTGCCACTGGTCGGCCTCGTCGGAGAACGCGGGCTCGTAGCCGCGGCCCTTCTGCGTGATGACGTGCACGAGGGTCGGCCGGCCGTAGTCGCGAGCGCGGCGCAGCGCGGCCTCGACCGCCGCCTCGTCATGTCCGTCGATCGGGCCGAGGTACTTGATGCCGAGGCTCTCGAAGACGCCCGTGTCGGGGTAGACGATGTCCTTGAGACCACGCTTCACGCCGTGCAGCGCCTCGTACATCTTCGTCCCGACCTTCGGCGTCGCCTGCAGGCGGTTCTTGCCCCAGTCGAGCACCTGGTCGTAGGTGTGCATCGTGCGCATCGTCGCGAGGTGATGCGCCATCCCGCCGATCGTCGGGGCATAGGAACGCTCGTTGTCGTTGAGCACGATGACGAGCGGCAGGTCGGCGTCGGCGGAGATGTTGTTGAGCGCCTCCCACGCCATGCCGCCGGTCAGGGCGCCGTCACCGATGACGGCGACGGTGTGACGGTCGCTCTCACCCTTGAGGCGGCGCGCCTTGGCAATGCCCTCGGCCCAGCTCAGCGACGTCGAGGCGTGCGAGTTCTCGACGACGTCGTGCTCCGACTCCTCGCGGCTCGGGTAACCCGACAGTCCGCCGGATTTCTTGAGCTTGCTGAAGTCGTGACGCCCCGTCAGCAACTTGTGGACGTAACTCTGGTGGCCGGTGTCGAAGACGAACGTGTCCTTCGGCGAGTCGAAGACGCGGTGCATCGCGATGCTCAACTCGACGACACCCAGGTTGGGGCCCAGGTGCCCACCCGTCTTGGAGACGGATTCGACGAGGAACTGACGGATCTCGGCGGCGAGCGCGTCGAGCTCCTCGGCGGGGATTCGCTTGAGATCGTCCGGACCCGAGATGGTTTCCAGCAGCGTCACGTCTCACTCAGCCTTTCGAAAGTGCAGTCTCCTGAGTCTAGGTCGTCGACCGCGCAGCCGCCATGCGGGCGGGGGCACCCTCCCGTCGCGCCCCGTCGGAGCCGGTAGCGCCGTCGGAGATCAAAGGCCGGGACTCTGCCCGCCCACGCACCCGCCCCGAACGCCGGCGCATCACAGCCGAGGGACGAACGTCTTGCCGCGCATCGCCTCGTGCACGAGACGGACGGCGCGCGCCGTGGCACGCAACCGCAGCCCCTCCGCGGACAGGTGCTCCATCACCTGCGGCACCGCGCGCGGTGGCAGCTCGTCGGCGAGGTCGACGCGGATGCGGCGATATGACTCGCGCATCGCGCCGAGTTGAGCGTCGACATGCCACGTCGCCACCCAAGCGAGCGCCACCGGGTGACGGCGCCATGCGTCGTAGGCCCGAAAATCCGAGGGGCACTGATCGAGCAGCCACTGCGTCGCCGCCTCCTGCCACCCCGGTGCACCCGGCGGCGGCACACCTCTCGGCCAGCCCGGAGGGCCGGTGTTCACCTCGTCCGACATGACCCCAGCGTACCCCATTGTTCGAACACGTGTTCTATTTGATGACCGCCCCACGAGACCGCAGACCGGCGCGAGACACGCCCCCGAAGCCAGGTGCTCTGTGGCATGCTGAGCCCGTCACACGGGAGCCCGAGGCGCGGGCTGAGAGGGCATCGCCATGCCGACCGTCCAACCTGATGCGGTTCATGCCGCCGTAGGGAGTGTTCGATCGTGGCTACCCTGACGCCTGCCCCTTCCCCTGCCCACGACGATGCGCCACGCCTGGCGCCGGCCGCCGCCACCCCAGAACGGCGCGAGGCCCGCCGCAGCGCCCTCGTCGGAAACTTCGTCGACCAGTTCGACATCTTCCTGCCCGTCATTGCGCTGGGTGGGGTGCTGTCGACGCGTTCGACGATTCCCGACGGCCTCGTCTTCGCCGCGACACTCCTGGGCCGCCCCCTCGGGGCGTTCATCCTCGGCACCCTGGCCGATCGTCGCGGACGAGCCCGCGTGTCACGCGGCGCACTGCTCGGCCTGAGCGTGTGCACCGGCCTCATGGTGACGCTCCCCCTGCACACCTCGACGTGGGCCGTGGCCGCTCTCCTGGCGTTGCGCTTCGCCGCCGGATTCTTCCTCGGCGGGCAGTACTCCGCGGCCATCCCCCGCGCCCTCGCGCTCACAGAGCCGCAACGACGCGGCCACCTGAGCGGCCTCGTCATGGCGATGTCACCCCTCGCGAACGCCACCATCGCTGCCGCCACGATGATGCTGACGGCCTCACTCGGCGGCGCGTACACCACGTGGGGGTGGCGCCTGCTGTTCGTCGTCGGCGCACTCCTGCCGTTGATCCTGGCCCTCACCGCGAGGTCAGCGCACGCCGGGCCGGCAGGTCACAGCCACTCTCCCCACGAATCCGACAATCGCGATCCCGCCGCGCACGACGCGACCGACGACGAGGAAGAGCGCGTGACGGGCCGTGTCGTGGCCGCATTGTTCACCCTCATGACGGGGCTGTGGTTGTTCACGATGATGGGGGTCTCGGTGCTGACGAGTTCGCTGCGCCCGCACTTCTCCCCCCATGACGTCGGGCTCGTCATGCTCGTCGCGACGGCCGTCAGTGCGCCGACGATGGCCGCGGCGGGTGCCGTCTCGACGCGTGTGGGCCGTTCACGCTTCTTCATGGCGTTCGGAGCACTGGCCTGCATCGCCGCCCCCGCCGCCTATCTCGTGGCAATGCATGCCGCGTCATCGGGCAGCATCGTCGCCACGACGATCGCCGTCGCGACCGTCCAGATCGTCACCGTCTCCGCCTACGGCCCGGTCGGCGCCTACCTCGCCGAACACTTCCCCGAGTCGCGACGTTCGCGCGGTTACGGCAGCGTCTATTCGGCGTCGATCGTGCTGCCCGGCCTGTACCCGTTCTGGCTGCCCACCGTGACACAGTGGCTCGGCCGTTCGGCCGCCGTCCCGCTCGTGCTTTGCGTCGCGGGCCTCCTCGTCACTCTTGCCCCCGCGTGGATACGCGGAAGTAACGTTGGTGGTTACGAAAAAGTAAGTTGAGTGGGTGAAA
This region of Dermacoccus nishinomiyaensis genomic DNA includes:
- the dxs gene encoding 1-deoxy-D-xylulose-5-phosphate synthase: MTLLETISGPDDLKRIPAEELDALAAEIRQFLVESVSKTGGHLGPNLGVVELSIAMHRVFDSPKDTFVFDTGHQSYVHKLLTGRHDFSKLKKSGGLSGYPSREESEHDVVENSHASTSLSWAEGIAKARRLKGESDRHTVAVIGDGALTGGMAWEALNNISADADLPLVIVLNDNERSYAPTIGGMAHHLATMRTMHTYDQVLDWGKNRLQATPKVGTKMYEALHGVKRGLKDIVYPDTGVFESLGIKYLGPIDGHDEAAVEAALRRARDYGRPTLVHVITQKGRGYEPAFSDEADQWHGIGKFNPETGLPFEVSGRIWTDEFSDEMVALGAERDDIVAITAAMLIPVGLDGFAKKYPERVFDVGIAEQHAVTMASGLSYGGLHPVVAVYATFLNRAFDQLLMDTALHRQGVTFVLDRAGVTGSDGASHNGMWDMSICSIVPGLHLAAPRDGAQVRELLREAVDIDDAPSVIRFPKGDVADPLVAERRLGRLDVMREPDGGDGVDVLVVGVGSMVSTALGVADLLTDRGRRVQVIDPRWTYPVADELVDLARAAGRVVVIEDNLVEAGVGSAVARRLREAGVRTPLDTFGIPKEFLVHASRGEVLATVGLTAADIVDALGCDDAALTRADAYGGGAHAPGGGAGTRDGDAGTQAAGRDAGATGDLGDAMPVAAHADID
- a CDS encoding MFS transporter; the protein is MATLTPAPSPAHDDAPRLAPAAATPERREARRSALVGNFVDQFDIFLPVIALGGVLSTRSTIPDGLVFAATLLGRPLGAFILGTLADRRGRARVSRGALLGLSVCTGLMVTLPLHTSTWAVAALLALRFAAGFFLGGQYSAAIPRALALTEPQRRGHLSGLVMAMSPLANATIAAATMMLTASLGGAYTTWGWRLLFVVGALLPLILALTARSAHAGPAGHSHSPHESDNRDPAAHDATDDEEERVTGRVVAALFTLMTGLWLFTMMGVSVLTSSLRPHFSPHDVGLVMLVATAVSAPTMAAAGAVSTRVGRSRFFMAFGALACIAAPAAYLVAMHAASSGSIVATTIAVATVQIVTVSAYGPVGAYLAEHFPESRRSRGYGSVYSASIVLPGLYPFWLPTVTQWLGRSAAVPLVLCVAGLLVTLAPAWIRGSNVGGYEKVS